The Stackebrandtia nassauensis DSM 44728 genome includes the window GACCGCTGTCTTCGCTCGCGTGCCACGGCACGAATTCGTCAACGGGGGCCACGCCGTCGACACCGACGGGGTGGCCCCCGACGCCGCCGACTGGAACCGGGAAGAACTGCTGCGGGAGGCCTACGCCGACCAGGTCGTGGTCACCCGCTACGAGACCGCCGGCGGCGAACCGGTCGCGACCTCCTCGGCCTCGCAACCGCTGATCGTCGCGATCATGCTGCGACTGCTGAACGTGCGCGACGACTCCCGGGTCCTGGAGATCGGCACCGGGCCCGGCTACAACGCCTGCCTCCTGTGCACCCGGCTGGGCGAGCAGCGGGTCACCAGCGTCGAGATCCAGTCCGATGTGGTCGCCGATGCCCGCGACAACCTGGCCCGCGTCGGCTTCCACCCCCACCTGGAGGTGACCGACGGAACGCTGGGCTGCCCGTCCCGCGCCCCCTACGACCGGGTCATCGCCACCTGTGGACTGTCCCGGATCCCCGAAGCCTGGCTGGACCAGCTCGCCCCGCACGCCCGGGTCGTGGCCCCGATGAACTTCGGCGGCGCCCTGGCGGTACTGGACCGCCGCCCCGACGGCAGCCTCAGCGGCCGGTTCCCGCGCGAGGCGGGGTTCTTCATGGAACTGCGGCACCCCGGCGATTCGTGGGAGCCGAAACCACCGGGCTACCTGGCCGTCCCACCCCGGGTCATCAAGACCGACATCGACGTGGACGTGTTGGGGGACATGGAGTTCCGGCTGTGGCTGGAACTGGCGGCCCCGGACGTGCAGGTCCACCCCAGCCGCGTCGCCGACGGACGGCTGGTGGAAGTCCGGATATCGACCCCCGACACCCGCATCGACATCGAAGTGGACGGAGCCATCCGAGCAGTCGAATACGGGAAGTCGTTGTGGCGCACCGTCGAAGGACTGGCCGCCGACTGGGAGGCCCACGGACGCCCGGACCGCGGCCGCATGGGGATGACGGTCACCCCCGAGCGCCAGTGGGTGTGGCTCGACGCGGAGGACTCCGACGTGTTGTGGGAGCTGTGATCCGGCGAGCCACGACCCGCGACTAGTCGAACTGGTTCAGACCCTCGGAGATCTGGTGATAGTCATCCAGCGCGGTGCCGACCAGATCGGGCATCTTCGGAACCAACATCGAGTTCTCGGTGGTGTCACCCACGAGCTCCAGGGTCTCATCGCAGCCCCGCAGGATCGTGTCGATGAGCTCGGCTTCCTTCGTGAGGATGTCATCCTCCAGTTTGCTCAGCGCGTCGTAGATGTTCACCAGCACATCCTCGGCGGAACTCCCGGCCAGCGGGATCTCCTCCGGCTCCGGAGCCTGATCCGAGGCCACGGCGAGCCCACCGGCGACCGCCGCCCCGGCGACCCCGGCCGCCGTCGCGATACCGGGCACCGCGGCGAGCCCCGCGAAGCCGAGCCCGAACGCGGCGGCCAACACCGTCAGCGCCGTCACCACGGCGGCCCCGTCGACGTCGTCGGCCTGCTCCATAGCGGACAGACCATCCTCACCGATCTTCTTCAGACTCTTGCGCCCCTCGGCGTAGATGTCGCGCATCGCCTGAAAATTGTCGTGCAACAGGGCCAGCACCCTGCCGTGGTTGGGGATGATCCCCTCGTACAGGGGATCCAGGTACCCCTTGCGGAAGGAAATGCTCAACGCGCCCTCCCACTCGCCCATGTTGTCCATCGCGTCGTGGACATGCCCGCTGATCTCGCCGGTGTTGAAATCACCCGCCTGGGTGTCGAGCTTCCTGGTGAGCTCGTCGATGAGGTCCAACTTCGCGGTGAACTCGCCCGGCCCCGGGGTGTAGAACTCCTTGAACTTCTCCGGCAGCTCCTCGACCTGGCTTCGCAGCCCTTCTCGGTACTCGTCCGGGTAGGGGCGGGTCTCCGGGTCGAGCGTCTGGTAGATCTTCATCCCCTGGCTGACGAACTCGTCCGCGATCTTGTCGGCCAGTCCGTCCAGTTCCTCCATGCTGGGGACTTCGATCTCGTTGCCGCCCTCGTCATTCCCGCCTTTGTTGTTCTGGTTGCCGTTCTCACCCCCGCCCCCTCGGGTGTCGCCGTCTCCGCCTTTACCGCCGCGGCTCATGTCATGTCGTCCTTTCGCCTGTCTGGAGTTGTCTGACCGTGCCTATTCGTCGTTGCCGAGTGGTGCCACCGGATCGCCCTCCGGTTCGACCACGTACTCCGGCGGCGTCTGGTTCTCGTCACCCACCGCCTCCAGGAACTCCTTACCCGCGTCGGTGATCCCGTTCGCGGCATCTCCATCCACAAAGGTGAACTCCGAGACCGCGAGGTCCAGCGCCAGCCGCGTGGCCCGGGCCGACACCGCGGTCCGGAACAGTGCCAGCTGAACGATCTCCCGGTAGATGTTCCAGGAGTCGAACGCCTTTCCGTACTTGCCTTCGTCTCCTTCGGCCACGTCACCGTCGAGCTGTTCGGTCAGCTTGATGTAGGCGTCCTCCACGGCCGAGATGTCCATATGGGCGGTCATCCAGAGCTTGTGGATGTCGCCGCCGGTGACCTGGTTGTCTCCCATTGCGATTCCTTTCGAGAGCTGGTTGTCAGTGCGGGAAATGCTTGGCGCGCAACAGTCGCAGCTTCCGCCGCCAGTCGAGCACCATGGCGGCGTAGCCGCTTCCCACCTCGGCGGCGAACGCCGTCTCATCCACGCTGGACAGCGAACCGTCGCGGATGACGACGTTCCAGCGCCGCAGCCCGGTGGTACTGACGAAGACGCGATGGCCGGTGGACATCCCCTCGGCGACGGTCTCCTCGCGCTCGGCCTCGTAGCGGCGGCCGTTGGCCCGCCACGGTTTGAACGGCTCGGCGGGGCGTCCGGTGGCTTCGGCGACGGCAGCGAACCGGGCCTGCCGGTAGTCCGTCCACAGCCGAGCGAGGAGGTTGGAGAGCTGGCGTTCCAGCCCGCGTTCGTTGTAGTGGCGGACGCTGCCGTCCCGGAACTCGAACGACACGTCGTCGAGCGAGCGGAGGACACCGGTCACCAGGCCGTCTGGTGTGGATAGTTCGATGCGCGTGCTGGCGAGTCGATCGGCCACGATTCCCATGGGGCTCCTTTGCGCATGACGAGGCACCGGCTGTGGGGCCGGGTTGAGCCTCTGGTGTTTGTTTGTTCCCGGACGTGTTGGGATTGGGACCTTTTTAGCCCAGGTTTGTGGTTCTAGCAAGGGTCAAACACAGAAGCGGGCATGGGCGGGAAGGCGGATGTGGGGCGTGACCTGGGGGATCGGGGTGGAAAATTCGTTGAGATTTTTTCCCGAGCGGTGTGGCTGACAGGGTGATTTAGCTGGGAAAACTGTGCCGTAGGGGCATAGTTTGGCGGCGTGGGAGAACTCGGATGTGGTTGCGGAGGTTTAGCTGAGGCGCCGCACCCTTACGCCTGGCCCGACGTTGCAGACCTCATGAAACTTGGAAACGCCGATGGTGATGTCGCGGTCGGCGAACGGCGCGAGATCGATGACCGTCGAATCCTCAGGCGAATCCCGCAGGTACAGGTACTTGAGCTGCGGAACTTTGGCGAGAACCGCCAGATTGGGCAGCGTCTTGAATCCGTCGAGTTGCAAGGATCGAAGACTCGTGAAGTCGATGAGCGCTTCCAGGTTGGATATCGAACATTCGTAAAGGCCAAGGCCCGTCAAGGCGGGCAACGCGGAGATCGCCGCGAGATCGTCCTCGAGGTCCATATGGAACAGCGTGAGATTCCGAAGCTGGGGAGCCCACATCGGAAGCGAGGCGATACTTCTCGGAGCGGACGAGCGCTCACCGCCTGGCGGTCCACCCAGCGACAGCGCACGAAGGCTGCTGAATGTGGACAATCTACTGAGGTCGGTGTTGGGGGAGATGCTCCACAGGCCGAGTTGCGTGAGTTTGGTGAGCGACCATATGGGCGAGAGATCGGTATCACCATCAGCCTGAACGAACAGGGTGAGCAGCGACTCGCAGTCGGCGAGGAAACTGAGATCCATGTGGACGGTGGACGTCAGTGCCAGGTCGCGCAGCTTGGGCAGCCGCGTCAGCGGAGTGGGGTCAAAGACGGCGGTGGTACGGATCCGCACACTCTCCAGGCCGCCGTGCTGCTCCAAGGGTGCGACATCGTCGAAGCCGCCCCGGACGTCGACCGAGGTCAGACAGGGAACCGCGTTCAGGATCGAGATGTCGTCGACGCTGTCGAGCGCCACGTGGGTGGCCCGCAAGCGCTGTAGGTAGCTCAACACCGGAATCACGTCCTGTGAATTGACGGTGATGGCGCCGTCGACCAGGAGAGCGTTCGCCAGTACCTCTCGCGCGTACTCCTTCGGGTTGAAGTACGACCACGCGTCGATGAGAGCCTCCTGCACCTGCCGCCTGGAATCGGCGGCGAAATCGCGCAGCACGTTCACGGCCTTGGGGCCGTTCACCAAAGCCGCCGTCAGGATCGTCGAGCTGGCGGCCGCCTCGGACAACCGCTCGGGAATCCGAGGCAGGTAACGCAGCAGGGGAGGACCGATACGGGCAAGTGAGATCGCCTCGGACCTGTTGCGCGGCGGTAGCAGACTGGCCAGCGCTCGTTCCATGCGCGGGCCGAGACCGGGATCCAGGTCAGGCATGGTTTCCAAGCAGGACGCGGCCAGGATGTGCAGGCGCCGGGCGTATCGCTGGTCCGTGTCGGCGCGGTTGAGTACACCGGTGATGAGCTCCGAACGTTGCGGGGCGTTGGCCAGCCCCGCGGCAAGGGTGACGATCTCGTGCCATTCATCGCGGTGGGCGTTCTCCACGAGTAGCCCCATGTCGCCATTGTCGGCAGCCTGGTCGGCGGCCAGGAACTCCTGGAACGTGCGGTGAATGAAGTCGACGCGTCCTGACTGCGGCTCCCGGATCACGCCACTGCGTTCCAGGAGGTACTCGAAAATCGCCTCGGCATTCTGATCGACGCTGGGCATCGATCGCAGTTTCTTCGCGATACGGGCCGTCGCCGCGTCTCGGGGAAGTTCGGTCCGATTGTTGAGGGACAGCCGCCAGGCCAGGTCACGCAGTAGCGTGCGCTTTTCCGTCTGACCCAGATGGGGAATCGTGATGGGGATCTGGCGCTCGGCGTCGCGACGATCGATGAGCATCACCATCGCGGCCCGGTACAGCTCTACGCGGTCGGTGGGCAGATGGCGACGTCGGTCGAGGTTGAGCGCGCACAGCATGGCGCACAGTAGCGGCGTGGTCGCCAGCGCCCGCAGGTCGGCGTTGGCTTTCATCTTGATGCGGATGTCCCGCTCGTAGTCGGGAAGGTCGCTTGAGCGACACGGCAGTTTTCTGGAGTCGCGGATCGCCAGGTGCCAGTGCCGGATCAGTTGTCGAACATCCGAAGACGACATGGGGGCGAGCATCGCTTCCCCGAAGCCTTCTGTGTGGAGGCTGAAGTCGTCCGTCGCCGTGCGGCGTGAGGTCACCACCCAGCGAGATTTCGGGAAGCTCTTCACCAGTTGGGAAAGCCAATTCCGAACTCCCGCACGCTCCCCATTGGGCAGTTCGTCCACGCCGTCGATGAGCAGCAACGCCCGGCCGGACTCGAGTGCTCTGTGGACGAAGCCCTCCGGCATCAAGCCGCGCAGGTGTGGGGCCGTGTCGGCGAGAAAGTGTTCGGGCGCCGGGAGCTTCTCGCCTTCCCAACTGCGCAGCTTGATGAGGAACGGAACCATTCCGTTGAGGTCGGCCAGGTCGGCATCGAAGCTGGACCGTGCCGCGTTGACCGCCAGCCAGCGCAGCAGGGTTGATTTGCCGGAACCGGCTTCTCCTCTGATCAGGATGCGTTCGGAGAGGCCGAGCACACGTTCGACCCTGACGGTTTGATGGCCTTGCCGATAGTCGAATTCTGGCTGTGAATAGACGACGCCGCGAGGGGCGTGGTCATCTGTGGGCCGCAATTGCCGCGTGCGCACCGACAGTCCGATGTACGCGACGGACAGGGTGGTGCGGGCGTTGTAGCGCCGCAGGTCAACTCCGAAAAGGTCCAGGACGTCGAGGTTGTTCTTGACGGCGTGCAGGTACTTGGCGCGAAATTCTTCGTCCCCATCAGCACCCTGCGGCGCGACGGGGTTGGTAAACGACACCCGCTCCAGGGCCGTGGTCAGTGTCTCTTCGATCTGAGAGATTCGCTCCAGCAACTCGGTCAACACGCGCGGCTGGTATTCGGGAAGATTGATGACCAGCTGAACCAGACACTCGCAGGTGTTGTGGACCAGCAACCGGTAGAACTGCTCGCCAGCCTCGCTGAGATCGGTACCGTCACGTCCACCGGCTTCCGACTCCAGCAGCCGGTTCGCCAGCGCCTCGGACTGCAGGGCGACGGCGAACAGTCCCTTGTCGGACATATCGGCCGCCTCAAACGCGGTAATGGCCCGCAGAGTGGCCGCAGTCTGTTCACCGGAGTCGAGATTGGTGAACTCGTTGCGGTACAACTCCTGCAGTCGCTGCGCAACGGAGTCGGTGATCGTTTGCAGGTGCCGTTTGAAGCTCCTGCGGACGAAGAAGCTGGTCCTGGGTTCAACCAGTTCCGAAAGGGACGTTTCGCCGCGAAGATCACTGTGCCGCTTGGTGAGTACACGTTTGAAAGCTGCGCTTACGACAGTTCCCGCTAGTCTGAGCAGCAGTTGCTCCATAGCGGCCGATGCTACGCCTCAGTTGTGGCGCAACACATACCGGCAGCCATGATCACTTGTGGCTCGTCAACGGTAAAGAATGTGGACATAGACCGATCCCAAACCATCACGTTCGTGGTCTCGAACCCCGGCTGAGGATAACCGCCACTCCCAACCAGTGCATCTCGTCACACCCCCAGCTCAGCCCCCTCCGCCCTAACTCCCGTTAAGGTCCGCGACCTAAGATGGCACCAGCACACAATGCTGACCCGAAGGGACGTGCGCGCACGTGGACGCCAACGACATCTCCGCAGGCCGCAAGCGCTGGCAGGAACGCTACGACGCCGCTCGCAAGCGGGACGCTGACTTCACCACGCTGTCCGGGCTGGAAGTCGAGCCCGCCTATGGGCCCGCCGAGGGCTCGACCGACCCGCGGTTGGGGCGGATCGGGTGGCCCGGCGAGTTTCCGTTCACCCGGGGGCTGTACCCGACCGGGTATCGGGGGCGGGCGTGGACGATTCGCCAGTTCGCGGGGTTCGGCAACGCTGTTCAGACCAACGAGCGGTACAAGATGCTGCTCAAGTCGGGTGGTGGCGGGTTGTCGGTCGCCTTCGACATGCCGACGCTGATGGGCCGGGACTCCGACGACCCCCAGTCGCTGGGGGAGGTCGGGCACTGTGGGGTGGCGATCGACTCCGCCGCCGACATGGACGTCCTGTTCGGCGGTATTCCGCTGGCCGACGTGACGACGTCGATGACGATCTCGGGTCCGGCCGTGCCGGTGTTCTGCATGTACCTGGCCTCGGCCGAGCGGCAGGGCGCCGACATCTCGAAGCTCGACGGCACGCTGCAGACCGACATCTTCAAGGAGTACATCGCGCAGAAGGAGTGGCTGTTCCCGCCGGAACCCCACCTGCGCCTGATCGGCGACCTGATGGCCTACACCAACGCCGAGATCCCGCGCTACAAGCCGCTGTCGGTGTCCGGCTACCACATCCGTGAGGCCGGTTCGACCGCCGCTCAGGAGCTCGCGTTCACCATCGCCGACGGGTTCGGTTACGTCGAGCTGGGCCTGTCGCGCGGTCTCGACGTCAACACCTTCGCGCCCGGACTGTCGTTCTTCTTCGACTCGCACATCGACTTCTTCGAGGAGATCGCCAAGTTCCGCGCCGCCCGCCGCATCTGGGCGCGCTGGATGCGCGACGTCTACGGCGCCACCAGTGAACGGGCGCAGTGGATGCGTTTCCACACCCAGACCGCGGGTGTGTCGCTGACGGCTCAGCAGCCCACCAACAACGTGGTCCGCACCGCCGTCGAAGCGCTCGCGGCCGTCCTGGGCGGCACCAACTCGTTGCACACCAACGCTTTGGACGAGACCCTGGCCCTGCCGACCGACGAGACCGCCGAGATCGCGCTGCGCACCCAGACCGTCCTGATGGAGGAAACCGGCATCACCAACGTGGCCGACCCGCTGGGCGGCTCCTGGTACGTCGAAGCCCTCACCGACCGCATCGAGGCTGAGGCCGAGGCGATCTTCACCCAGATCCTCGCCCTGGGCGGCGAATCCGACGGCTCGACGGCGGGCCAGACCGCCCGCGAGGCCATGGGCACCGGCCGCCACGAGATCGGCCCGGTCACCTCGGGCATCCTGCGCGGCATCGAGGAGGGCTGGTTCACGGCGGGAATCGCCGAGGCCGCCTTCACCTACCAGCAGCAACTCGAACGCGGCGAGAAGAAGATCGTCGGCGTCAACTGCCACACCGAGACCGTGGCCAAGGAGCTGGAGATCCTGCGCATCTCCGGCGACGTGGAACGCGAACAGGTCGCGGCACTGGCCGACCGCCGCTCCAACCGCGACAAGGACACCGTCGACGCGGCCCTCAACCGGATGGTCCAGGTCTCCCGCACCGACGACAACATCATCCCCGCGATGATGGACGCCGTCCGCGTCGAGGCCACCCTCGGCGAGATCTGCGACGCCCTGCGCGCCGAGTGGGGCGAGTACCGCGAACCCGCGCGGTTCTAGCGGCGGCTAGGAGACCGGCGCGGTGGCGGGTTGCCACCACGGGACGATGCGCAGGACCGCGATCGCGAGCAGGCCGATGCCCGCGGTGGCCGTGATGGCGCCCGCGACGTCGAGGAGCCAGTGCTCGGCGAGCACCACGCGGCTGGCCGATACGGCCAGTACCGCGACGGCGCCGGTGCTGGCAGCCAGTCGGCCCCAGCGGGGGTCGGCGAGCCAGAACAGTACGGCCGCGGTGAACAGGGCGGCGGTGGCGATCGTGGCGTGGCCGCTGGGGTAGGTGGAGGCTTCCGGTTGCATCGGTGGGCCCGGGCGCATCACGAGCTGTTGGATGGCCAGGACGGAACCGCAGATCGGGATCAGCAGCAGTCCGCGCGCCAGGAGGCTGAGATGCGGCTTGCCCTGGGCGCGGCGGCGGATCAGCAGCGTGATCGCGGCGGCGGGTACCGCGGCCAGCGCCAGGAGGGTGCCCACGCCGCTGGTGGCGGTGGCGATGGTGGTGATGAGGCTGTCGGGGGCGGCGTACCAGTGGTCGATGATCCACGCGTCGGCTGGCGGGACGACGTCGCGGAGCAACAGTCCGATGAGGATGGATGTGGTCACGGCGGCCAGGCCAGTGGCGGCCAGCCGTCGGTGGTGGGTCTTCGGTTCCGTTGTCATGCCGACAATCTAGCGACGTCGAGGCCGGGTTGGCATGGATGAAAACCCTGAGCTTGACCCTGAACCGGTCAGCGGAGGTTGGTGATGAGGCGGAAGCGTTCGAGGACGACGATGGTGGAGTCGTCCACTGTGAAGTTGGGGTCGCCCATGGCTTCGCGCATCGCGTCGCTGTGCCAGAAGCTCTCGTGGTCGGCGCGCCAGTCGGCGACGGAGGTGTTGCCCTCTCCCTCGTCGATCACGTGGGCCAGGTCGACGTCGGACAGTGGGGCGGTCTTGACCTCGGTGACCTCGATGATGCCCACGGGTTGGTCGGCGGAGTCGACCAGGACGCTGTGCTCGCCGGGTTGGGGCAGCGGGTCGCCGGACAGTTCGTAGTCGGCGAGGATGCCGGTCGTGGAGGTCTTGGAGCCGTCGAGGATCGCGGCCACGAGCTTGTCGCGCAGTGGGCCGGGGAAGGCGAACTCGGCTTTGGGCAGGTGCGAGTAGTCAGCGCTGGTCACGTGGGAACTGTAACCGGAAGAGCGCGACGGGGGCCGGGATTATTCGGCGCCGGGGCTGGCCCGCGGGGTAGAGGTCGCGGGCCAGCCCCGACGGGGGCGGTGAGGGGATCAGTAGTGCACTCGGGCGCGAACGGCGCGGTGGTCGGAGTAGCGGCGGTCGGCGCGGTCGGTGCCGGTCACCTGGCGGTCGGCGGCGTCGCCCTCGTCGAAGCCGATCGTGTGGGTGGCGGTCACCTTGGGGACGCCGCCGGGTTTGGCGGCGAAGAGGAAGTCGATCCGGCTGGTGCCGCTGCCGTTGGTTGAGTTGGCGCGCAGGCACTTGGCGAGTTCGCCTGACTTCTCGCACTTGTCGAAGACGACGTCGCGCAGGCCCAGTTTGCCGCCCAGGTCGGCGTTGATCGACTTGTACCAGCCGCGGTAGTCGGTTCCGCCCGAGGTCGCGGTGTAGTTGAAGTCGCCGCCGACGACGCGCAGGTCACCGCCGTATCCCTTGGCGGACAGTTCTTCGGCGATCTCGCGGGCGTTGCTGGCCGCGCACGGGGGTCCGCCGGAGCGTTTGGTGGCCCAGTGGACTGAGGCCGCGGTGACGTGCTTTCCGGACAGCCTGTCCTTCAGCAGTACCTTGACGGCCTGGGTGCGGGCCTGGTTGCTGTTGACGCACTCGCCTTTGGAGTTGAGCGCCTGGGCTCGCCAGGTGTTGTTGTCGGCGTTGGCGACGGAGAAGCGTTCGGTGCTGTAGATGACGGCGTTGGTCTGGTATTGCTTCGGGGCGCCGCAGGGGGACTTCATCTTCTTGGGCGTGGGGTCGGCGATCTTGGCGGCGTACTGTTCGCCGAACATCTTCTCCATTTTGGAGACGAGCTTGTCGAGCTGGCGTTTGCCGCTGATCTGGTGGACCAGGTAGATGTCGGGATTGTGGTCCTGGACCTTCATGTAGTACAGCAGGTCGGTCCAGTCGCCGTGGCACTCCAGGTTGGCGGTGGGCAGGTTCTCGACGTTCTCGTTGTAGACCTGGATGTGGCGGGGGTCGTCGGCGGCGCGGGCGGGGTCGGCCAGCGCCAGTGGGCTTATCGCCACCGCGGCGGTGACGGTGACGGCCGCGATGAGCGCGGCCTTCCAAGTGGGTTTTCGCACCGGGGCAACATATCGACATTCGTGCCTGGTGAGGCTGTTGTCGCGGGACGAGTTCGCTGTGGTGTGGACGAACGGTGGAGGTGTGGTGGCTGAGCGGTGGATATCAATGTGGGCACCGATTCCAGCCCGAGGAGTGGCGCCCGATCCTGGCAGGCGCGGCTGCCGAGGATCGAGAAGGTGGTCAAGGCGGAGCAGCCGACGATCCTGGGCACCCAGGAGGGGCGCGGCAACCAGATCCGGGACTTGAAGGACCGGCTGCCCGGGTACTGGTGGGCGTGGCGGGGCCGCGAGAAGGACGGCAGCGGCGAGACCTGCGCGGCCTTCTACCGCAAGGACCGGCTGGAGAAACTGGACGAGGGGCACCGGTGGCTGTCGACGACGCCGACGGTGCCCGGCTCGATCAGTTGGGGCGCCAAGACCATGATCGACGGGAGCTTCCACGACTCCTGGAACCACAAGGCCGCGCGGGTCACGCCGACCTACGGCACCGCCAACGGGTGGCGGCCCCGGCCGAAGCCCGACGGCCGCCGCATCGACTGGATCATCGCGACCGAACGGTTCGCCGTCCACAAGGCGGGCATCAACACCTGGGTGACCCGGCACGACAACCTCTGTTCCGACCACTGGGCGGTGCAGGCGGTCGTGTCGCTGGCGGCGTGACGCGGAGCCGGAACCGGGAGGAGAAGGGCCGCACCGGTTCCGGTCCGCACACTCAGGAGTCGCCGGGTTCGAACGCCTCGGACATCGCCTGGTCGTCGAAGGCCTGCGCGTTGAGTTCGTTGAGGCTGTACCAGTTTCCCGAGTTGTCGCGGAACACCGCCTCGACGCCGTAGGGCCGGTCCTGCGGTTCCTGGAGGAACTCGACGCCGCGCGCCGAGTACTCCTTGAACGTGGCCCGGCAGTCGTCGGTGTTCCAGGCGCCCGCGCTCAACGCGCCCTTGGCCAGCAGCGTCCGCAGCATCGCGGCGGTCTCCTCGTCGTGGCTGGGCGGGCCGGGCACCGTCAACGACAGCTGGAACTGTGGACTGTCGGGCGGGTAGACCGTCAGCCAGCGGTAGCCGTTCTCCATCTTCAGGTCGGCGCGCAGTTTGAAGCCGAGTTTGGTGGTGAAGAATTCCAGCGCCTCGTCGTAGTCGTTGACGTAGACGCTGGCCACCCCGAGTCTGGTGATCATGTTGCTCTCCTTGTTGTCGGTTCGGGTTCGACGCTAAGGGGTGGCGGACGGGGAAGGCTTCTCCTGAATTGCGCTCTTCGCGGCGTCGGCGGGCATGGGTCCGGCGGACATCAGCAGGAAGCAGCCGGGGATCGGGGGCGGGCCCGCGCGGTGGGCGCGGCGCTGGAACTCCGAGGGGCTGACGCCGACCAGTTCGGTGAACCGGGAACTGAAGGAGCCGAGGCTGGCGAAACCCACCAGGTAACAGACCTCGGTGACGGTGAGGTTCGCGACCCGCAGCAGTTCCTGGGCCCGTTCGACGCGGCGACGGCTCAGGTAGCGGCTGGGAGTGGTGCCGTAGGCGGCGCGAAACGCCCGCACGAAGTAGAACCGGCTGTATCCGGCGGCAGCGGCCATCGCGTCCAGGTCGAGCGGCCGGGAGTAGTGGCCGTCGATGAGGTCGCGGGCGCGACGCATCGCCACCAGGGTCTCGATCGCCGCGGTGCCCGGATAGCCGCGTCCTGTCGCCACTCGACCTCCATGAACGGGGTTGTGTCCGCTGCGACCATACGTTGCCGCTCGGACGAAAACCGGGCTACTTCAGCAGCCGCGACATCCGACGGTCGGCGAGTTTCCTGCCGCCGGTCTGGCAGGTCGGGCAGTACTGCAGCGCCGAGTCGGCGAACGAGACCTCGGCGATGGTGTCGCCGCACACCGGGCACGGCTGCCCGGCGCGGCCGTGGACGCGCAGGCTGTCGTGCTTGTGCGCCTTGAGATCCTTGGCCGCCGAACCCGACGACGCCGCCACCGCGGTCCGCAGCGTGTCGACCATCGCTTCATAGAGGACGGACACGTCGGTGTCGGTGAGCGAGTCGGCGAGCTTGAACGGCGACATCCGGGCGGCGTGCAGGATCTCGTCGGAGTAGGCGTTGCCGATGCCCGCGATCAGTTTCTGGTCCCGCAGCAGGCCCTTGATCTGGGTGCGGCGGCCCGACAGCACCGCCGCGAACGCCGCCTCGGTGAACGACTCGGCCAGCGGATCGGGCCCGAGACCGGCGATGCCGGGGACCTGCGCGGGGTCGGACACGACGTACACGGCCAGCCGTTTCTTCGTTCCGGCCTCGGACAGGTCGAACCCGGAACCGTCGTCGAGGGCCAGCCGCAGCGCCAGCGGGTGTTTGCCGGGCCGCAGCGGCGTGGCCGCGAGCTTGTCGTTCCAGCGCAGCCAACCGGCGCGGGCCAGGTGGAAGATCAGGTGGGTGCCGTCGGCGTCCAGGTCGAGGAACTTGCCGTGCCGGTCCACGGCGGTGATCCGGCGGCCGTGCAGCGCCGTCGGGGGCGGGTCGAAGGTCTTCAGCGCGGTGATCGAGGCGACGTCGACGCGTTTGACCTCGTGCGACACCGCCCGGCGGCGCAGGAAGTCCGCGAGCGCCTCCACCTCGGGTAGCTCCGGCATGTATCCAGTGTCGCAAGCTCGGCGACCGGATGCGAAAACTTTCGTCCGCACCGATGAGTCCCGGCCGCGATTACCGTCTACCCACAGAACCCTATGACAGGAGTACCCCATGTCCATCGACCTGACCGCCTCCACCCAGCACGTCGCCGCGCTGTTGAGCGGGGTGCGCGACGAGCACCTGACCGCGCCGACCCC containing:
- a CDS encoding acyl-CoA mutase large subunit family protein, whose amino-acid sequence is MDANDISAGRKRWQERYDAARKRDADFTTLSGLEVEPAYGPAEGSTDPRLGRIGWPGEFPFTRGLYPTGYRGRAWTIRQFAGFGNAVQTNERYKMLLKSGGGGLSVAFDMPTLMGRDSDDPQSLGEVGHCGVAIDSAADMDVLFGGIPLADVTTSMTISGPAVPVFCMYLASAERQGADISKLDGTLQTDIFKEYIAQKEWLFPPEPHLRLIGDLMAYTNAEIPRYKPLSVSGYHIREAGSTAAQELAFTIADGFGYVELGLSRGLDVNTFAPGLSFFFDSHIDFFEEIAKFRAARRIWARWMRDVYGATSERAQWMRFHTQTAGVSLTAQQPTNNVVRTAVEALAAVLGGTNSLHTNALDETLALPTDETAEIALRTQTVLMEETGITNVADPLGGSWYVEALTDRIEAEAEAIFTQILALGGESDGSTAGQTAREAMGTGRHEIGPVTSGILRGIEEGWFTAGIAEAAFTYQQQLERGEKKIVGVNCHTETVAKELEILRISGDVEREQVAALADRRSNRDKDTVDAALNRMVQVSRTDDNIIPAMMDAVRVEATLGEICDALRAEWGEYREPARF
- a CDS encoding methyltransferase domain-containing protein, with amino-acid sequence MNVADDWRERAARLADYLASEGLDPAWTAVFARVPRHEFVNGGHAVDTDGVAPDAADWNREELLREAYADQVVVTRYETAGGEPVATSSASQPLIVAIMLRLLNVRDDSRVLEIGTGPGYNACLLCTRLGEQRVTSVEIQSDVVADARDNLARVGFHPHLEVTDGTLGCPSRAPYDRVIATCGLSRIPEAWLDQLAPHARVVAPMNFGGALAVLDRRPDGSLSGRFPREAGFFMELRHPGDSWEPKPPGYLAVPPRVIKTDIDVDVLGDMEFRLWLELAAPDVQVHPSRVADGRLVEVRISTPDTRIDIEVDGAIRAVEYGKSLWRTVEGLAADWEAHGRPDRGRMGMTVTPERQWVWLDAEDSDVLWEL
- a CDS encoding NACHT domain-containing protein; protein product: MEQLLLRLAGTVVSAAFKRVLTKRHSDLRGETSLSELVEPRTSFFVRRSFKRHLQTITDSVAQRLQELYRNEFTNLDSGEQTAATLRAITAFEAADMSDKGLFAVALQSEALANRLLESEAGGRDGTDLSEAGEQFYRLLVHNTCECLVQLVINLPEYQPRVLTELLERISQIEETLTTALERVSFTNPVAPQGADGDEEFRAKYLHAVKNNLDVLDLFGVDLRRYNARTTLSVAYIGLSVRTRQLRPTDDHAPRGVVYSQPEFDYRQGHQTVRVERVLGLSERILIRGEAGSGKSTLLRWLAVNAARSSFDADLADLNGMVPFLIKLRSWEGEKLPAPEHFLADTAPHLRGLMPEGFVHRALESGRALLLIDGVDELPNGERAGVRNWLSQLVKSFPKSRWVVTSRRTATDDFSLHTEGFGEAMLAPMSSSDVRQLIRHWHLAIRDSRKLPCRSSDLPDYERDIRIKMKANADLRALATTPLLCAMLCALNLDRRRHLPTDRVELYRAAMVMLIDRRDAERQIPITIPHLGQTEKRTLLRDLAWRLSLNNRTELPRDAATARIAKKLRSMPSVDQNAEAIFEYLLERSGVIREPQSGRVDFIHRTFQEFLAADQAADNGDMGLLVENAHRDEWHEIVTLAAGLANAPQRSELITGVLNRADTDQRYARRLHILAASCLETMPDLDPGLGPRMERALASLLPPRNRSEAISLARIGPPLLRYLPRIPERLSEAAASSTILTAALVNGPKAVNVLRDFAADSRRQVQEALIDAWSYFNPKEYAREVLANALLVDGAITVNSQDVIPVLSYLQRLRATHVALDSVDDISILNAVPCLTSVDVRGGFDDVAPLEQHGGLESVRIRTTAVFDPTPLTRLPKLRDLALTSTVHMDLSFLADCESLLTLFVQADGDTDLSPIWSLTKLTQLGLWSISPNTDLSRLSTFSSLRALSLGGPPGGERSSAPRSIASLPMWAPQLRNLTLFHMDLEDDLAAISALPALTGLGLYECSISNLEALIDFTSLRSLQLDGFKTLPNLAVLAKVPQLKYLYLRDSPEDSTVIDLAPFADRDITIGVSKFHEVCNVGPGVRVRRLS